In Micromonospora sp. WMMA1363, a genomic segment contains:
- a CDS encoding thymidylate synthase gives MVYGPTYDSFEQAYLAVLRTVARRHQYETNGRGKKAREIINSSFTITDPVDRTPYLAARRTNIVFNHAEALWYLTGRDDLDMIGYYAPRLRDLAIEGRLTGTAYGPRLFTPNGPDGRSQFDRVVSLLREDPDTKRAAMVIMRPDELTDPTHPDVACTLGLQFLLRDGALHAAAYMRGNDAVIGLLCDTFSFTFLQEYTARRLGVEVGTYAHHVGSMHVNLLDLDRVDAILAEAAGPTARPRFPVPSMPATSHDDLALVMAWEESLRTNTRRLDPVRLDRVSLPLYWQQVLALFEVYRQIVHDPDGTVGPDAMAALHPGHRWLVARRWPDRMPATIRAGWPS, from the coding sequence ATGGTCTACGGCCCCACCTACGACAGCTTCGAGCAGGCGTACCTCGCGGTGCTGCGCACCGTCGCCCGGCGCCACCAGTACGAGACGAACGGGCGCGGTAAGAAGGCCCGGGAGATCATCAACAGCAGCTTCACGATCACCGACCCAGTTGACCGCACCCCGTACCTGGCCGCCCGGCGGACCAACATCGTGTTCAACCACGCCGAGGCGCTGTGGTACCTGACCGGCCGCGACGACCTCGACATGATCGGCTACTACGCGCCGCGGCTGCGCGACCTCGCCATCGAGGGCCGGCTCACCGGCACCGCCTACGGACCGAGGCTGTTCACCCCGAACGGTCCGGATGGGCGCAGCCAGTTCGACCGCGTCGTGTCCCTGCTACGCGAGGACCCGGACACCAAACGCGCCGCCATGGTCATCATGCGGCCCGACGAGCTGACCGACCCGACCCACCCGGACGTGGCCTGCACCCTCGGCCTGCAGTTCCTGCTCCGTGACGGCGCGCTGCACGCCGCCGCCTACATGCGCGGCAACGACGCGGTGATCGGGCTGCTGTGCGACACGTTCTCGTTCACCTTCCTCCAGGAGTACACGGCCCGCCGCCTCGGCGTCGAGGTCGGCACGTATGCCCACCACGTCGGTTCCATGCACGTCAACCTACTCGACCTGGACCGCGTCGATGCGATCCTCGCCGAGGCCGCCGGGCCGACCGCCCGGCCGAGGTTCCCGGTTCCGTCGATGCCGGCCACCAGCCACGACGACCTTGCCCTGGTCATGGCCTGGGAGGAGAGCCTGCGCACCAACACCCGCCGCCTCGACCCGGTGCGCTTGGACCGTGTCTCGCTGCCGCTGTACTGGCAGCAGGTACTCGCCCTGTTCGAGGTGTACCGGCAGATCGTCCACGACCCGGACGGCACCGTCGGCCCGGACGCCATGGCCGCGTTGCATCCCGGCCACCGGTGGCTGGTGGCCCGCCGCTGGCCGGACCGGATGCCCGCCACGATCCGGGCCGGGTGGCCGTCGTGA
- a CDS encoding nucleoside-diphosphate kinase has protein sequence MAGGPPLAGPDARHDPGRVAVVTPPPGVDWSDWTVIILKPDCLARGLREPVLVWVQREVQVVDVRTVWPTEAQIFVHYSDMLPLSAKIGRDVPAELRRIFVGQPTGLALAYGPNAAPRLRERLGPTDPATAPADTIRGRFGIDSLRAAMAEGRLVDNLIHSSDTVEVVPRDFGIWYGPGAAHLLRAPATPSGGTR, from the coding sequence GTGGCTGGTGGCCCGCCGCTGGCCGGACCGGATGCCCGCCACGATCCGGGCCGGGTGGCCGTCGTGACCCCGCCGCCCGGGGTGGACTGGTCGGACTGGACCGTGATCATCCTCAAGCCCGACTGCCTGGCCCGTGGCCTGCGTGAACCGGTGCTCGTCTGGGTCCAACGCGAGGTCCAGGTGGTCGACGTCCGCACGGTGTGGCCCACCGAGGCGCAGATCTTCGTGCACTACTCCGACATGTTGCCGCTGTCCGCGAAGATCGGCCGCGACGTGCCCGCCGAGCTGCGGCGCATCTTCGTCGGCCAACCCACCGGCCTCGCGCTGGCCTACGGTCCCAACGCCGCACCGAGGCTGCGTGAGCGGCTCGGCCCGACCGACCCGGCCACCGCGCCGGCCGACACCATCCGGGGCCGCTTCGGCATCGACAGCCTGCGCGCCGCGATGGCCGAGGGCCGCCTGGTCGACAACCTGATCCACAGCTCCGACACCGTCGAGGTCGTACCCCGCGACTTCGGCATCTGGTACGGCCCCGGCGCCGCGCACCTGCTCCGCGCCCCTGCGACCCCTTCCGGAGGTACCCGGTGA
- a CDS encoding 3'-5' exonuclease, protein MKMTDPDTRQDGPVTGTDAWHQADLVALDLEGSGAQDRDHEAILEIALVPLAAGQPALADAYATLVNPGRPIPARAWIAPGLTNDVLSRARPLTAIEPELAGRITGRWLVGHNIGVDWRLLHRLCPSIAPAGLIDTLRLARACRIDAGGNSLTTLLEHLDLTATVTQAVPDGQPHRALWDATGAAILVGGLVTRRWPAGVALAGLCAVAALPDLVPTQAPDTLF, encoded by the coding sequence ATGAAGATGACTGACCCCGACACCCGGCAGGACGGACCCGTGACCGGCACCGACGCCTGGCACCAGGCCGACCTCGTCGCCCTGGACCTGGAAGGCAGCGGCGCCCAGGACCGCGACCACGAGGCCATCCTGGAGATCGCGCTCGTCCCCCTTGCCGCCGGGCAGCCGGCCCTCGCCGATGCGTACGCCACCCTGGTCAACCCGGGCCGCCCCATCCCCGCCCGGGCATGGATCGCGCCCGGACTGACCAACGACGTACTCAGCCGCGCCCGGCCGTTGACCGCGATCGAGCCCGAGCTGGCCGGCCGCATCACCGGCCGGTGGCTCGTCGGGCACAACATCGGCGTCGACTGGCGCCTGCTGCACCGCCTTTGCCCCTCCATCGCGCCGGCCGGGCTCATCGACACACTGCGCCTTGCCCGCGCCTGCCGCATCGACGCCGGCGGGAACAGCCTCACCACGCTGCTCGAACACCTCGACCTCACCGCCACGGTCACCCAGGCGGTGCCCGACGGCCAGCCACACCGAGCCCTGTGGGACGCCACCGGGGCGGCCATCCTCGTTGGCGGCCTCGTCACCCGACGGTGGCCCGCCGGTGTCGCACTAGCCGGCCTGTGCGCGGTGGCCGCCCTGCCGGACCTCGTACCGACGCAGGCACCGGACACGTTGTTCTGA
- the fxlM gene encoding methyltransferase, FxLD system produces MSVDTVSAEGLHAAMVDQLVADHADKGLTMRPEVEAALRAVRRHLFTPDAPLEEAYRADQAVITKRRGDEAVSSVSAPWLIAEMLGQAADAVDGGLRDRHVLEIGSGGYNAALLRELVGPAGSVTTVDIDRDVTDRATACLAAAGYDDVTVVCADADQPIGHDRSYDLIIVTVGAWDIPPAWTGQLAATGTLVVPLRTFGMTRSWALRRTGNRLTSHSQRLCGFVSMQGSGAHEMRYVDIADGVHLRLDELGQQVDPEAIGALLSQPPAQEWAGASLPPRTVLADLDLWLAARITQAGQQFVVLTAQQEAIDAGLVNPAWRYGTPAALHDGTFSYRSALKWTGDLFDVGARAHGRDAGAAAERMVEHMRAWLDAGSPSPMLHVLPAGTPDGDLPAGTVLDKRHSRVVLTFNPS; encoded by the coding sequence GTGAGCGTCGACACGGTGAGCGCCGAGGGCCTACATGCCGCCATGGTCGATCAGCTCGTCGCTGATCACGCCGACAAGGGGCTGACGATGCGGCCCGAGGTGGAGGCGGCCCTTCGCGCCGTCCGCCGCCACCTGTTCACCCCGGATGCGCCGCTGGAGGAGGCGTACCGCGCCGACCAGGCCGTGATCACCAAGCGACGCGGCGACGAGGCCGTCAGCTCGGTGTCGGCGCCCTGGCTGATCGCGGAGATGCTCGGTCAGGCGGCCGACGCCGTCGACGGCGGACTACGCGACCGGCACGTGTTGGAGATCGGCTCCGGCGGCTACAACGCGGCGCTGCTGCGCGAGCTGGTCGGGCCGGCGGGCTCGGTCACGACCGTGGACATCGACCGCGACGTGACCGACCGGGCCACGGCGTGCCTGGCGGCGGCCGGCTACGACGACGTGACCGTCGTCTGTGCCGACGCCGACCAGCCGATCGGCCACGACCGCTCCTACGACCTGATCATCGTGACGGTCGGCGCGTGGGACATCCCCCCGGCCTGGACCGGACAGCTCGCCGCGACCGGCACCCTGGTCGTGCCGCTGCGCACGTTCGGAATGACCCGCTCGTGGGCGCTGCGCCGGACCGGTAACCGGCTAACCAGCCACAGCCAACGCCTGTGCGGCTTCGTGTCCATGCAGGGCTCCGGCGCCCACGAGATGCGCTACGTCGACATCGCCGACGGCGTGCACCTGCGGCTGGACGAACTCGGGCAGCAGGTCGATCCGGAGGCCATCGGCGCGCTGCTGTCGCAACCGCCGGCGCAGGAGTGGGCCGGGGCGAGCCTGCCGCCGCGCACCGTCCTGGCCGACCTCGACCTGTGGCTCGCGGCGCGCATCACGCAGGCGGGGCAGCAGTTCGTGGTGCTCACCGCCCAGCAGGAGGCCATCGACGCCGGCCTCGTGAACCCGGCGTGGCGCTACGGCACGCCCGCCGCCCTGCACGACGGCACCTTCAGCTACCGCTCGGCGCTCAAGTGGACGGGCGACCTGTTCGACGTGGGCGCCCGCGCGCACGGCCGCGACGCAGGCGCGGCGGCCGAACGGATGGTCGAGCACATGCGCGCCTGGCTGGACGCGGGCAGCCCCTCGCCGATGCTGCACGTCCTGCCCGCTGGAACTCCCGACGGCGACCTGCCGGCCGGGACGGTGCTGGACAAGCGGCACAGCCGCGTCGTCCTCACCTTCAACCCCTCGTAG
- a CDS encoding FxLD family lanthipeptide encodes MNETVVPTVAPEFTLDVTLVDAGPAATGYATGTDDNCGSGNTGSNACTTRCDAGN; translated from the coding sequence ATGAACGAAACGGTCGTCCCCACGGTCGCCCCTGAGTTCACCCTGGACGTCACCCTCGTCGACGCCGGCCCCGCCGCGACCGGCTACGCCACCGGCACCGACGACAACTGCGGCTCGGGCAACACGGGCTCCAACGCCTGCACGACCCGCTGCGACGCCGGCAACTGA
- a CDS encoding lantibiotic dehydratase, whose protein sequence is MIPAPGAALIRVAAYPSDLNLPGWPDLASDEPEQWRTWLDTVWKLPRFAEAVTSAAPELAGQIARAVAGEPIAEQRLRRLVGAAVKYLLRWTTRATPFGTFAGVAPVQFGAHAAVRLGEAHHAVARPDGAFIAEHTARAEQDLATLRTVEVVTNSLGFQRGATWVLPCARAEGDRRWDAEIRLTGPVQAAIQAAQSPIGFADLAAKIAGTAEVAAAERLLAELVQVGVLLSALRPAMTVTDPAAHVAGRYAVPHPGHRIAVDLRADVAVTLPPAVLREAGRAAATLVAVAPPLPGWAEYHRAFIERWGPGAAVPVRDVLNVLGYPAGYRGSTRRAPAGFTARDRLLGQLAQQAALDGCAEVVLDDALIERLRADDDRPPVPHTELRFTLAADTLRDLDRGAFTLTVLSGSRHAGVSAARFLHLLTPAEFASFQRIYQDLPTAQPGAATVQLSGPPLDARLTAVARVPELLPVLPLGDYHPAPPWRVEDLAVTGDGERLWLVSQSSGQPVEPLLCNSVLLPSLQQPLMRLLAEVWTAWSAPCSRFEWGHAAGLPFLPRLRRGRTIVHPARWVIDRAALPGRTAGWAQWRDAWQRHHRQRYLPQHVLLGGDDVRLRLDLDEPAHLAVLREHLGRHARTVITEAPGPAGWIDNRPAELLLTLTHPAPATRPARPARPVCTIQHRPGRSRWLEARLYGRLDALLADLAGRPADHLSAGWWFVRYPDPEPHLRLRIPLPDVDRFAETARHLADWVTDLHDGALVHDYSLHPYRPETRHGAGATLAAAEAVFAADSRAAMRRLTGDRQAATAAGMIAIADGFTGDGLGWLAAHVPQLTGSRLDTAQLDLARMPFRDEQLAAALGAYRTLAERDGLDPDRVLGDLLHLHHARMIGVDSTSERHCLRLARTVARTAHARQAA, encoded by the coding sequence ATGATTCCCGCGCCTGGTGCGGCGCTGATCAGAGTCGCCGCGTACCCGAGCGATCTCAACCTGCCCGGCTGGCCCGACCTGGCATCCGACGAACCGGAACAGTGGCGCACCTGGCTGGACACGGTGTGGAAGCTGCCACGGTTCGCGGAGGCCGTCACCTCGGCAGCGCCCGAGCTGGCCGGGCAGATCGCTCGGGCGGTAGCCGGCGAGCCAATCGCGGAGCAGCGGCTACGCCGCCTCGTCGGAGCAGCGGTCAAGTACCTGCTGCGGTGGACCACCCGCGCGACTCCGTTCGGCACGTTCGCCGGGGTCGCCCCGGTCCAGTTCGGTGCCCACGCAGCGGTCCGCCTGGGCGAGGCCCACCACGCGGTCGCCCGCCCGGACGGAGCATTCATCGCCGAGCACACCGCGCGGGCCGAACAAGACCTCGCCACCCTGCGCACCGTAGAGGTGGTCACGAACTCGCTCGGATTCCAGCGCGGCGCCACATGGGTGCTCCCATGTGCCCGTGCAGAGGGCGACCGGCGGTGGGACGCCGAGATTCGCCTCACCGGCCCCGTCCAGGCTGCGATCCAGGCGGCACAGTCGCCGATCGGCTTCGCCGACCTCGCCGCGAAGATCGCCGGTACCGCCGAGGTCGCCGCAGCCGAGCGGCTGCTGGCCGAACTGGTGCAGGTCGGGGTGCTGCTGTCGGCGCTGCGGCCGGCGATGACGGTCACCGACCCGGCCGCGCACGTAGCCGGCCGCTACGCCGTACCGCATCCCGGCCATCGGATCGCGGTCGACCTGCGCGCCGACGTCGCGGTGACGCTTCCCCCGGCGGTGCTACGCGAAGCGGGCCGAGCAGCGGCGACGCTGGTAGCAGTGGCGCCACCGCTGCCTGGGTGGGCCGAGTACCACCGCGCGTTCATCGAGCGGTGGGGTCCGGGAGCGGCCGTGCCGGTCCGCGACGTGCTCAACGTGCTGGGGTACCCAGCCGGCTACCGAGGATCGACCCGCCGCGCCCCGGCGGGCTTCACGGCCAGGGATCGGCTGCTCGGGCAGCTCGCGCAGCAGGCCGCGCTGGACGGCTGCGCCGAGGTGGTCCTCGACGACGCGCTGATCGAGCGGCTGCGCGCCGATGACGACCGGCCGCCGGTCCCGCACACCGAACTACGGTTCACCCTCGCCGCCGACACGCTTCGGGACCTGGACCGGGGCGCGTTCACCCTGACGGTGCTCAGCGGGTCACGGCACGCCGGGGTTTCCGCCGCCCGGTTCCTGCACCTGCTCACCCCCGCCGAGTTCGCCTCCTTCCAGCGGATCTACCAGGACTTGCCGACCGCCCAACCGGGTGCGGCCACCGTGCAACTGTCCGGCCCTCCGCTGGACGCCCGCCTCACGGCGGTGGCCCGCGTACCCGAGCTGCTGCCGGTGCTTCCGCTCGGCGACTATCATCCCGCCCCACCGTGGAGGGTGGAGGATCTGGCCGTGACCGGCGACGGCGAGCGGCTGTGGCTGGTGTCGCAGAGCAGCGGCCAGCCCGTCGAGCCGCTGTTGTGCAACAGCGTCCTGCTGCCCTCCCTGCAGCAACCGCTGATGCGGCTCCTCGCCGAAGTCTGGACCGCGTGGAGTGCGCCGTGCAGCCGGTTCGAGTGGGGCCACGCGGCCGGTCTGCCGTTCCTGCCCCGCCTGCGGCGCGGACGCACCATCGTGCACCCGGCCCGCTGGGTCATCGACCGCGCCGCGCTGCCCGGCCGGACCGCCGGATGGGCGCAGTGGCGCGACGCCTGGCAGCGGCACCACCGCCAGCGGTATCTTCCGCAGCACGTCCTTCTCGGCGGCGACGACGTGCGGCTGCGCCTCGACCTGGACGAACCCGCGCACCTGGCGGTTCTGCGCGAGCACCTCGGCCGGCACGCCCGCACCGTGATCACGGAGGCGCCCGGCCCGGCGGGCTGGATCGACAACCGACCGGCCGAGCTGCTGCTCACCCTCACCCACCCGGCACCGGCCACCCGGCCAGCTCGACCGGCCCGGCCCGTCTGCACCATCCAGCACCGGCCCGGCCGGTCGCGGTGGCTGGAGGCACGCCTGTACGGACGGCTCGATGCCCTCCTGGCCGACCTCGCCGGCCGGCCCGCCGACCACCTATCGGCCGGCTGGTGGTTCGTGCGCTATCCCGACCCCGAGCCCCACCTGCGGCTGCGCATCCCGCTTCCGGACGTCGACCGGTTCGCCGAGACCGCGCGCCACCTCGCCGACTGGGTGACCGATCTCCATGACGGCGCCCTCGTACACGACTACAGCCTGCACCCCTACCGGCCCGAAACCCGCCACGGCGCCGGGGCCACCCTCGCCGCTGCCGAAGCGGTGTTCGCCGCCGACTCCCGCGCTGCGATGCGCCGGCTGACCGGTGACCGGCAGGCGGCCACCGCCGCCGGCATGATCGCCATTGCCGACGGGTTCACCGGCGACGGCCTGGGCTGGTTGGCCGCCCATGTTCCCCAGCTCACCGGTTCCCGCCTGGACACGGCGCAGCTCGACCTCGCCCGAATGCCGTTCCGTGACGAGCAACTGGCCGCAGCGTTGGGCGCCTATCGGACCTTGGCCGAGAGGGACGGACTCGACCCGGACCGGGTCCTCGGCGACCTGCTGCACCTGCACCACGCCCGGATGATCGGCGTCGACTCCACGTCGGAGCGGCACTGCCTGCGGCTGGCCCGGACCGTCGCCCGTACCGCGCACGCCCGGCAGGCGGCATGA